The Acomys russatus chromosome 1, mAcoRus1.1, whole genome shotgun sequence genome has a window encoding:
- the Ppm1g gene encoding protein phosphatase 1G: MGAYLSQPNTVKCSGDGVGAPRLPLPYGFSAMQGWRVSMEDAHNCIPELDNETAMFSVYDGHGGEEVALYCAKYLPDIIKDQKAYKEGKLQKALEDAFLAIDAKLTTEEVIKELAQIAGRPTEDEDDKEKVADEDDVDNEEAALLHEEATMTIEELLTRYGQNCQKGPPHTKSGTGMGDDPGPQGLNGEAGPEDPSRETPSQENGPTAKGHTGPSSNSEHGTEAGQIGEPGTATTTGEAGPSCSSASDKLSRVAKSKFFEDSEDESDEVEEEEDDSEECSEEEDGYSSEEAENEEDEDDTEEAEEDDDEEEMMVPGMEGKEEPGSDSGTTAVVALIRGKQLIVANAGDSRCVVSEAGKALDMSYDHKPEDEVELARIKNAGGKVTMDGRVNGGLNLSRAIGDHFYKRNKNLPPEEQMISALPDIKVLTLTDDHEFMVIACDGIWNVMSSQEVVDFIQSKISQRDENGELRLLSSIVEELLDQCLAPDTSGDGTGCDNMTCIIICFKPRNTEQPPESGKRKLEEALSTEGAEENGNSDKKKAKRD; the protein is encoded by the exons ATGGGTGCCTACCTCTCTCAGCCCAACACGGTGAAGTGTTCCGGGGACGGGGTTGGCGCCCCGCGCCTCCCGTTGCCCTACGGCTTCTCCGCCATGCAAGGCTGGCGCGTCTCCATGGAG gaTGCTCACAACTGTATTCCTGAGCTGGACAATGAGACAGCCATGTTTTCTGTCTACGATGGACATGGAG GGGAAGAAGTTGCCTTGTACTGTGCCAAATATCTTCCTGATATTATCAAAGATCAGAAGGCCTACAAGGAAGGCAAGCTCCAGAAG GCTTTAGAAGATGCCTTCTTGGCTATCGATGCCAAATTGACCACAGAGGAAGTCATTAAGGAACTGGCACAGATTGCGGGGAGACCCACTGAAGATGAGGATGATAAAGAAAAAGTAGCAGATGAGGATGATG TGGACAATGAGGAGGCTGCATTGCTGCATGAAGAAGCTACCATGACAATTGAAGAGCTGCTGACCCGATATGGGCAGAACTGTCAGAAGGGGCCTCCCCACACCAAATCGGGAACTGGGATGGGCGATGACCCAGGGCCCCAGGGCCTCAATGGGGAGGCTGGACCTGAGGACCCATCTAGGGAAACTCCTTCCCAGGAAAATGGCCCCACAGCCAAAGGCCACACAGGCCCTTCCTCCAACTCGGAACATGGGACTGAGGCAGGCCAGATTGGTGAACCTGGTACTGCTACTACTACTGGTGAGGCTGGACCTTCCTGCTCTTCAGCCTCTGACAAGCTGTCTCGAGTTGCTAAGTCCAAGTTCTTTGAGGACAGTGAGGATGAATCAgatgaggtggaggaggaagaggatgacagTGAG GAATGTAGTGAGGAAGAGGATGGCTAcagcagtgaggaggcagagaacgaggaagatgaggatgacactgaggaggctgaagaagatgatgatgaagaagagatGATGGTACCTGGAATGGAAGGCAAAGAGGAG CCTGGCTCTGACAGTGGCACAACAGCAGTGGTGGCTCTGATACGAGGGAAGCAGTTGATTGTGGCCAATGCAGGAGACTCTCGCTGTGTGGTGTCCGAGGCTGGCAAAGCCTTAGATATGTCCTATGACCACAAACCAGAGGATGAAGTGGAGCTAGCACGAATCAAGAATGCTGGTGGCAAGGTCACCATGGATGGACGAGTCAACGGAGGCCTCAACCTCTCTAGGGCCATTG GAGACCACttctacaaaagaaacaaaaacttgcCACCTGAGGAACAGATGATTTCTGCCCTTCCTGACATCAAGGTGCTGACTCTCACTGATGACCATGAGTTTATGGTCATTGCTTGCGATGGCATCTG GAATGTGATGAGCAGCCAGGAGGTTGTAGACTTTATTCAATCAAAGATCAGCCAGCGTGATGAAAATGGGGAGCTTCGGTTATTGTCATCCATTGTGGAAGAG CTGCTGGATCAGTGCCTGGCACCAGACACTTCTGGGGATGGTACAGGGTGTGACAACATGACGTGCATCATCATTTGCTTCAAGCCCCGAAACACAGAGCAGCCACCAGAGAGTGGCAAGAGAAAACTTGAGGAGGCGCTCTCCACAGAGGGGGCTGAAGAGAATGGCAACAGTGACAAGAAAAAGGCCAAGCGGGACTAG